A single Sphingopyxis chilensis DNA region contains:
- a CDS encoding TetR/AcrR family transcriptional regulator, with the protein MYKQARPHQKRRKRSGDEVREEGLAAARALLLDRGPAAVTLANIGQAIGMSHANVLHHFGSAAGLQSALMESMIRDLTDALGNVVELMKTDSAAPRAVADRVFDAFDKGGAGPLAAWIILSGDVEQLEPVRAAVRALVEAIVGQSTDEAAPDRVRAAVLMMAVSAFGDAVIGPHVRDMLDQPDDAMRDLIARILPLFLIPTGIPPAAP; encoded by the coding sequence ATGTACAAGCAAGCGCGGCCGCACCAGAAAAGGCGCAAGCGTTCAGGGGACGAGGTTCGCGAGGAAGGGCTGGCGGCGGCGCGTGCGCTGCTTCTCGATCGCGGCCCTGCAGCGGTGACGCTCGCCAACATCGGCCAGGCGATCGGCATGTCGCATGCCAATGTGCTCCACCATTTCGGATCGGCGGCGGGCTTACAGTCGGCGCTGATGGAATCGATGATACGCGACCTCACCGACGCGCTCGGCAATGTCGTCGAACTGATGAAGACCGACAGCGCGGCGCCGCGCGCGGTGGCCGACCGCGTATTCGACGCTTTCGACAAGGGCGGGGCGGGGCCACTCGCGGCATGGATCATCCTGTCGGGCGATGTCGAACAACTCGAACCCGTGCGCGCCGCGGTGCGCGCGCTCGTAGAGGCGATCGTCGGCCAGTCGACCGACGAAGCCGCGCCCGACCGGGTGCGCGCGGCGGTGCTGATGATGGCGGTCAGCGCCTTTGGCGACGCGGTGATCGGGCCGCATGTCCGCGATATGCTCGACCAGCCCGACGACGCGATGCGCGACCTGATCGCGCGCATCCTGCCGCTGTTCCTGATCCCGACGGGAATTCCCCCGGCCGCGCCCTGA
- a CDS encoding Lrp/AsnC family transcriptional regulator: MDKLDWKIAAALESDGRQSYADLGDRVGLSKSPCWSRVKNLEESGVIDGYAARLDPIAIGLAVQSFVEVQIRFDAHIEFEAAVLAHPAVVECHTTAGESDYLLKIFARSADHLDELLRHNLSKLPGVQRLKTVVCLKTIKRHGPLAEWARTTEARAPR; this comes from the coding sequence ATGGACAAGCTCGACTGGAAGATCGCCGCCGCGCTCGAGAGCGACGGCCGCCAATCCTACGCCGACCTTGGCGACCGGGTCGGTCTGTCGAAGTCGCCCTGCTGGTCGCGCGTGAAAAATCTTGAGGAAAGCGGCGTGATCGACGGTTATGCCGCGCGCCTCGATCCGATCGCGATCGGGCTTGCCGTGCAAAGTTTTGTCGAGGTGCAGATCCGTTTCGACGCGCATATCGAGTTCGAGGCCGCGGTTCTCGCGCATCCGGCCGTGGTCGAGTGCCACACCACCGCGGGCGAGAGCGACTATCTGCTCAAGATTTTTGCGCGATCGGCCGATCATCTCGACGAGCTGCTCCGCCATAATTTGTCGAAGCTGCCCGGCGTCCAGCGGTTGAAAACCGTCGTGTGCCTCAAGACGATCAAACGACACGGGCCGCTTGCCGAATGGGCCCGCACCACCGAGGCGCGCGCGCCGCGCTAG
- a CDS encoding TonB-dependent receptor domain-containing protein, giving the protein MRVRACNLRKFLLSGAAIGCLAFSGNAALAREHVTNYRIPAQSLDRALRDFGVQSGVTILVDASVVNGKRTAGHSKRSDPETALRSLLLGTGLGYRRDGNVFVVTREGNATPLAAGDEIEDDNEIVVTAQKREEKISDVPIAISAFTPKGLDDRKVESGAELVRAVPNVNFSKGNFSGYDFTIRGIGTKAISASSDPAVAVSFNNTPLIRNRLFEAEFFDLERVEVLRGPQGTLYGRNATGGVVNVIPAMPSDEFEGMAKGEVGNFSTRRLSGMINVPLTDTLAVRAAGAMTKRDGFDFNSFTQQRVNDRDLWSTRVSAQWEPTDDLKASFIWQHFEEDDQRSRTGKQLCTRDDGPAMLGTTVVPDYLRPKLSQGCKPGSLYSDAAFGAPNASSFAFVYTAKLIGVGFVPDPILGVAVVPLIDPDLDPYAGIRQSRNLREIATSYDPVFRAKNDVFQLNLEAGVGDLKLISQTAYSRDRYYSSQDYNRFVSVPIFNDSSDPGLIDGLGRPNNIPGPTPGGVYTDPQLGPSDRMLAVDVSQSRNTQWTQELRLQSDFSGPFNFSIGANALNFKSQDDYYVFSNLFSLLGEYFYNREDAPGEIGTGTRNCNPGQEFRECIYVDPNPIDQIDGQGHNYFRSKNVVQTRSWALFGEAYWNVSDDVKITAGARYTNDKKTSTPIPSQLLLGAQNFGTESGASSGGRVSIGYPALPPIDQQWDAFTGRLVVDWKPETSFSDDTLVYASFSHGYKGGGSNPPRVDIDPKVIQYQPLAETFKPEYVNAFEIGTKNSFAGGRMTLNATAFFYDYTDYQVSQIVDRISLNENFDAQSWGLELEAAWQPSRNFRVDSNFGYLRTRIGKGAQSIDVMDRTQGNEDWVVLRPQLGVPSNCIAPRDKVETILNSFFAGPGGLGDLMLSAMCAGSARYGSFNPNVETNLRYDQFLGFTYDPLTDAPNGGRGFYADLEGNELPNSPRFTFNVGAQYTFFIDDWNLTFRGDYYRQAKSYARVYNTEYDRLKAWDNANLAVTLERPESQFAMQLYVKNLFNDTPITNTFTNSDDTGLSANIFTLDPRIIGFSVTKRF; this is encoded by the coding sequence ATGCGGGTTCGTGCATGCAATTTGCGCAAATTTCTGTTGAGTGGTGCGGCGATCGGCTGCCTGGCGTTTTCGGGCAATGCGGCGCTGGCGCGCGAGCATGTTACAAATTACCGCATTCCGGCGCAGTCGCTCGATCGCGCGCTGCGCGATTTCGGCGTGCAAAGCGGCGTGACGATTCTGGTCGATGCGTCGGTCGTCAACGGCAAGCGCACCGCCGGGCACAGCAAACGTTCGGACCCCGAAACGGCGCTGCGCTCGCTGCTGCTCGGAACCGGGCTCGGCTATCGCCGCGACGGCAACGTCTTCGTGGTGACGCGGGAGGGAAACGCGACCCCGCTCGCCGCCGGCGATGAAATCGAGGACGATAATGAAATCGTCGTCACGGCGCAGAAGCGCGAGGAAAAGATCAGCGACGTGCCGATCGCGATCAGCGCCTTCACGCCCAAGGGTCTCGACGACCGCAAGGTCGAAAGCGGGGCGGAACTGGTTCGCGCGGTTCCCAATGTCAATTTTTCGAAGGGCAACTTCAGCGGTTATGATTTCACGATCCGCGGCATCGGAACCAAGGCGATTTCCGCGTCGAGCGATCCCGCCGTCGCGGTCAGCTTCAACAACACGCCGCTGATCCGCAACCGCCTGTTCGAAGCAGAGTTTTTCGACCTTGAGCGCGTCGAGGTGCTCCGCGGCCCGCAAGGGACGCTATATGGCCGGAACGCCACGGGCGGGGTGGTCAATGTCATTCCGGCGATGCCGAGCGACGAGTTCGAGGGGATGGCGAAGGGCGAAGTCGGGAATTTTTCGACGCGCCGGCTGAGCGGGATGATCAACGTTCCGCTGACCGACACGCTGGCGGTCCGCGCGGCCGGCGCGATGACCAAGCGCGACGGTTTCGATTTCAACAGTTTCACCCAACAGCGCGTCAACGATCGCGACCTGTGGTCGACGCGCGTGTCGGCGCAGTGGGAACCCACCGACGATCTGAAGGCGAGCTTCATCTGGCAGCATTTCGAGGAGGACGATCAGCGTTCGCGCACCGGCAAGCAGCTTTGCACGCGCGACGACGGGCCGGCGATGCTGGGCACGACGGTCGTCCCGGACTATCTGCGTCCGAAGCTGAGCCAAGGCTGCAAGCCGGGATCGCTTTACAGCGACGCGGCTTTCGGCGCGCCGAATGCGTCGAGCTTTGCGTTCGTCTACACGGCAAAGCTGATCGGCGTCGGCTTTGTTCCCGACCCCATATTGGGTGTCGCGGTGGTGCCGCTGATTGACCCGGACCTCGACCCCTATGCCGGCATCCGGCAATCCCGGAACCTGCGTGAGATCGCTACCAGCTATGATCCGGTCTTCCGCGCCAAGAATGATGTGTTCCAGCTCAATCTCGAGGCAGGGGTGGGCGACTTGAAGCTGATCTCGCAGACCGCCTATTCGCGGGATCGTTACTATTCGTCGCAGGATTATAATCGCTTCGTTTCGGTTCCGATTTTCAACGATTCGAGCGACCCGGGGTTGATCGATGGTCTGGGACGGCCGAATAATATCCCCGGGCCGACTCCGGGTGGCGTCTATACCGATCCGCAACTCGGGCCCTCGGACCGGATGCTCGCGGTCGATGTCAGTCAGTCGCGCAACACGCAATGGACGCAGGAGCTGCGGCTGCAATCCGATTTTTCGGGGCCATTTAATTTCAGCATCGGCGCCAATGCGCTGAACTTCAAGTCGCAGGACGATTATTACGTCTTCAGCAATTTATTCAGCCTGCTTGGGGAGTATTTTTACAACCGCGAGGACGCGCCGGGCGAAATCGGCACGGGAACGCGCAATTGCAATCCGGGCCAGGAGTTTCGTGAATGCATCTATGTCGATCCGAATCCTATCGACCAGATCGACGGGCAGGGGCATAATTATTTCCGCAGCAAGAATGTCGTGCAGACGCGGTCGTGGGCGCTGTTCGGTGAGGCCTATTGGAATGTGTCGGACGATGTAAAGATCACCGCCGGCGCGCGCTATACCAACGACAAGAAGACCTCGACACCGATTCCCAGCCAACTTTTGCTCGGCGCGCAGAATTTCGGAACCGAGAGCGGCGCATCGAGCGGCGGCCGCGTCAGCATCGGTTACCCGGCGCTGCCGCCGATCGACCAGCAGTGGGACGCCTTCACCGGACGGTTGGTCGTCGACTGGAAACCCGAAACCTCCTTTTCAGACGACACATTGGTCTATGCGTCCTTTTCGCACGGGTACAAAGGGGGCGGTTCGAACCCGCCGCGCGTCGATATCGACCCCAAGGTGATCCAGTATCAGCCGCTCGCCGAGACGTTCAAACCCGAGTATGTCAATGCGTTCGAAATCGGCACGAAGAACAGTTTCGCCGGTGGCAGGATGACGCTCAACGCCACCGCCTTTTTCTATGACTATACCGATTATCAAGTGTCGCAGATCGTCGACCGCATTTCGCTCAACGAAAATTTCGATGCGCAAAGCTGGGGGCTGGAGCTGGAGGCGGCGTGGCAGCCATCGCGCAATTTCCGGGTCGATTCCAACTTCGGCTATTTGCGCACGCGGATCGGAAAGGGGGCGCAATCGATCGATGTGATGGACCGGACGCAGGGGAATGAGGACTGGGTCGTGCTGCGTCCGCAGCTTGGCGTGCCGTCGAACTGCATCGCACCGCGCGACAAGGTCGAGACGATCCTCAATTCCTTTTTTGCCGGTCCTGGCGGGCTGGGAGATTTGATGCTGTCCGCGATGTGCGCGGGATCGGCGCGCTACGGCAGCTTCAATCCGAATGTCGAGACCAATCTGCGCTACGATCAGTTTCTGGGTTTCACTTACGATCCGCTCACCGACGCGCCGAACGGCGGGCGCGGTTTCTATGCCGATCTGGAAGGGAACGAGTTGCCCAATTCGCCGCGCTTCACCTTCAATGTCGGCGCCCAATATACCTTCTTCATCGACGACTGGAATCTGACGTTTCGCGGCGATTATTACCGCCAGGCGAAAAGCTATGCGCGCGTTTACAACACCGAATATGACCGGCTGAAGGCGTGGGACAATGCCAATCTGGCGGTGACGCTGGAACGGCCGGAATCGCAGTTCGCGATGCAGCTTTATGTCAAGAATCTGTTCAACGACACGCCGATAACCAACACTTTCACGAACAGCGACGACACGGGGCTCAGCGCGAATATCTTCACGCTCGATCCGCGCATCATCGGTTTCAGTGTGACCAAGCGTTTCTGA
- a CDS encoding FecR family protein — protein MSGNDAFARAALRAEAVQWFNLERSGDMTIDDELRFIEWLDESDAHRDTYRLVERAWLIAGTIPQEPEMLAPPAFDTEGGKQRSGWRRHLALAASLLLVVTLGWSVYQHAFPGFGTTQDQHFRTGVGQTTTVTLPEGSVVTLDAETEMRMRETPRERRVDLLGGRAFFRVASDPSRPFTVNAGGKSVRAIGTAFEVSFEHGNMVVTLAEGKVRVEETGSDPGSGTDMAPGGQLVIGADRNWTLSRVDVAKETSWTEGRLIFMRDPLSEAVAEMNRYSPRKLVFKDGKIPEKQVVGVFQAGDVDGFVKAMELNGTARRISATDDHILLSGGE, from the coding sequence GTGAGCGGCAACGACGCCTTCGCCCGCGCCGCGCTTCGCGCAGAGGCGGTGCAATGGTTCAACCTCGAACGATCGGGCGACATGACGATCGACGACGAGCTGCGCTTCATCGAGTGGCTCGACGAATCCGACGCGCATCGCGACACCTATCGGCTCGTTGAACGCGCGTGGCTGATCGCGGGAACGATCCCGCAGGAACCCGAAATGCTCGCCCCGCCCGCGTTCGATACCGAAGGGGGGAAGCAGCGATCCGGCTGGCGCCGCCATCTGGCGCTGGCAGCATCGCTTTTGCTCGTCGTCACGCTCGGCTGGTCGGTCTATCAACACGCTTTTCCGGGCTTCGGCACCACGCAGGATCAGCATTTCCGCACCGGGGTCGGCCAGACGACCACCGTTACCCTTCCCGAAGGCTCGGTCGTGACGCTCGATGCCGAAACCGAGATGCGGATGCGCGAAACGCCGCGCGAGCGCCGCGTCGATCTTCTCGGCGGGCGGGCCTTCTTCCGCGTCGCATCCGATCCGTCGCGTCCCTTCACCGTCAACGCCGGCGGCAAGAGCGTGCGTGCGATCGGCACCGCCTTTGAGGTCAGCTTCGAACATGGCAACATGGTCGTCACGCTCGCCGAAGGAAAGGTGCGCGTCGAGGAGACGGGTTCGGATCCGGGCAGCGGCACCGACATGGCGCCCGGCGGCCAGCTCGTCATCGGCGCCGACCGCAACTGGACGCTCAGCCGGGTCGACGTGGCGAAGGAAACGAGCTGGACCGAGGGGCGCCTGATCTTCATGCGCGACCCCCTGTCGGAAGCGGTTGCCGAAATGAACCGCTATTCGCCGCGAAAGCTCGTCTTCAAGGACGGCAAGATTCCCGAAAAGCAGGTCGTCGGCGTGTTCCAGGCCGGCGACGTCGACGGGTTCGTCAAAGCGATGGAATTGAACGGCACCGCCCGCCGGATATCGGCGACCGACGACCATATCCTCCTGTCGGGCGGCGAATAG
- a CDS encoding tryptophan 2,3-dioxygenase translates to MIRQTRDGGTDIFETEIDGETIQWDNGLTYARHLQTAQLLSAQVPVSDKPDEMLFIIMHQTMELWIKLVLHEARLVLDAIQADRLEIAGKGLDRIATIQRHMIHSWEVLATLTPHDFLTFRGFLRRASGFQSQQYRELEYLLGNKREDMMIVHKDDPEATERLRATFEAPSLYDELLRLLARRGFAIPADHLERDWTKPYEASEAVEKAWLAIYTDPDRHWDLYTLAEKVTALEYYFQEWRFKHMKTVARVIGHKPGTGGSSGVNYLVKALSLSFFPELWSMRTEMVAPREGGDYAAGERK, encoded by the coding sequence ATGATCAGGCAGACGCGCGACGGCGGCACCGACATCTTCGAGACCGAGATCGACGGCGAGACGATCCAGTGGGACAATGGGCTCACTTACGCTCGGCATCTCCAGACCGCGCAGCTCTTGTCGGCACAGGTGCCGGTGTCGGACAAGCCCGACGAGATGCTGTTCATCATCATGCACCAGACGATGGAGCTGTGGATCAAGCTGGTGCTGCATGAGGCGCGGCTGGTCCTTGACGCGATCCAGGCCGACCGGCTGGAAATTGCAGGCAAGGGGCTCGACCGCATCGCGACGATCCAGCGGCACATGATCCACAGCTGGGAGGTGCTCGCGACGCTGACGCCGCATGATTTCCTGACTTTCCGCGGCTTCCTGCGTCGCGCGTCGGGGTTCCAGTCGCAGCAATATCGCGAGCTTGAATATCTGCTCGGCAACAAGCGCGAGGATATGATGATCGTCCATAAGGACGACCCAGAGGCCACGGAGCGGCTGCGCGCGACGTTCGAGGCGCCGTCGCTCTATGACGAACTGCTGCGGCTCCTCGCGCGGCGCGGGTTCGCCATTCCCGCCGATCATCTGGAGCGCGACTGGACCAAGCCCTATGAAGCGTCCGAGGCGGTCGAAAAGGCGTGGCTGGCGATCTACACCGACCCTGACCGGCACTGGGATCTCTACACGCTCGCCGAAAAGGTCACCGCGCTCGAATATTATTTCCAGGAATGGCGCTTCAAGCACATGAAGACCGTCGCGCGCGTGATCGGGCACAAGCCGGGGACCGGCGGCTCGTCGGGGGTCAATTATCTCGTCAAGGCGCTGAGCCTCAGTTTCTTTCCCGAACTCTGGTCGATGCGCACCGAAATGGTCGCGCCGCGCGAGGGTGGGGACTATGCGGCGGGGGAGCGCAAATGA
- the phhA gene encoding phenylalanine 4-monooxygenase codes for MAATHIFDAPPEGVGADWTMPQNWRAFTAEQHETWRSLFDRQSAVLDGYACRSFLGGLDILRKLKPGVPDFTELNALLKPVSGWEVVAVPGWIPNEPFFRHLANRRFPAANFVRPPEQIAYSEEPDMFHDIFGHVPMLTDPAFSDFLVAYGEAGLRAEKLGASDYLGRLWLYTVEFGLVVEDGELRAFGGGLMSSFAETLSALTAPEPRRLWLDIERVMRTRYHFDQLQQTYFVVAGFEQLLRATEETDFASVYRKIANEPALEPGDACPGDVAYEGRLPARPASGEAFP; via the coding sequence ATGGCCGCGACACATATTTTCGACGCACCGCCCGAAGGTGTCGGGGCCGATTGGACGATGCCGCAAAATTGGCGTGCCTTCACGGCCGAACAACATGAGACCTGGCGGTCGCTGTTCGATCGGCAGTCGGCGGTGCTCGACGGTTATGCGTGCCGGTCGTTCCTCGGCGGGCTCGACATTCTTCGCAAGCTGAAACCGGGGGTTCCCGACTTCACCGAACTCAACGCGCTGCTCAAACCCGTGTCGGGGTGGGAGGTCGTGGCGGTGCCGGGCTGGATTCCGAACGAGCCCTTTTTCCGGCATCTGGCGAACCGGCGCTTTCCCGCCGCCAATTTCGTCCGCCCGCCCGAGCAGATCGCGTACAGCGAAGAGCCCGATATGTTTCACGACATATTCGGCCATGTCCCGATGCTCACCGATCCGGCCTTTTCGGACTTTCTGGTCGCTTATGGCGAGGCGGGATTGCGCGCCGAAAAGCTTGGGGCATCGGACTATCTCGGGCGGCTGTGGCTTTACACGGTCGAGTTCGGCCTCGTCGTCGAGGATGGCGAGCTTCGCGCTTTTGGTGGCGGGCTGATGTCGAGCTTTGCCGAAACCCTGTCGGCGCTGACCGCGCCCGAACCGCGGCGCCTCTGGCTCGATATCGAGCGGGTTATGCGGACCAGATATCATTTCGACCAGTTGCAGCAGACCTATTTCGTCGTCGCGGGGTTCGAGCAATTGCTGCGCGCGACCGAGGAAACCGACTTTGCGAGCGTCTATCGCAAGATAGCGAACGAGCCCGCGCTTGAACCGGGGGATGCCTGTCCGGGCGATGTCGCCTATGAAGGACGCCTGCCGGCCCGTCCGGCAAGCGGAGAGGCATTCCCATGA
- a CDS encoding TonB-dependent receptor produces MNAGIDGGFAGAIGVLLTLLDVPAQAQAPAVESSSPLSPEIDEIVVTAQWGAALVESETELGEAEIDAYGANSIGDLVSLIAPLTGRPDERPIILINGERADGATGINGFPPEALARIAILRSEAAERYGYPPGQRVVNLVLKKSFASWQGEAGVQIATAGGRESGQLSLGRFVIDGKSRWSARVDASHDNHLLKSARSGAGDLDASDASRTLLPASDRLTMNLGLTRPLGRFSGTFGIDVARRDTRQLLGPAPVPAGGGGDPLRGDQDSTSLGLSALLGGPLAGWQSNIIARYTRSWSTNALERVAAGPEIRIDRTRSRSEGLSAQVNLNRPVLTLPAGMVTSNISFGAARDWTQSRGSGEGDIPAGFEFRRRQWDARLSLGVPISSSVSDRFSALGDLSVDIAGGVSEASGSPLQERFDFGLNWTPFPLLQLTATAGFAQLIPSADQLGGPYVEEVRRIYDYRRQEIAEPRWITGGNPDLGRGRQRSYSLRASLTPFADPQISITSQYQRQSATGGAGLFPTLTPAVEDAFPERVVRDAAGRLVSVDARPIRIARDISERLDSGLVVSFSTGGRAGAEVGAPPQASPWQMTLSINHGWTLRSELLTRPGVPAIDRLRGDTAQSRHSLTFQLVAGRAGAGLTLDGTWQSPFRLRVDGQQDYRHRAVTALNLRLFAEPERLLRMQEKPAWLADLNIALDIRNLFDSYRRVVLSDGTVPAGYERYEVDPLGRTVQLSLRKRF; encoded by the coding sequence ATGAATGCGGGGATAGACGGGGGATTTGCCGGCGCGATTGGCGTGCTGCTCACCCTGCTGGACGTCCCGGCCCAGGCTCAGGCTCCCGCGGTCGAATCCTCCTCGCCCCTATCGCCCGAAATCGACGAGATCGTGGTCACCGCCCAGTGGGGCGCCGCGCTGGTCGAGTCCGAAACCGAACTCGGCGAGGCCGAAATCGACGCTTATGGCGCGAATTCGATCGGCGACCTTGTCTCGCTAATCGCCCCGCTCACCGGGCGGCCGGACGAACGCCCGATCATCCTCATCAACGGCGAGCGCGCCGATGGCGCAACCGGAATCAACGGTTTCCCGCCTGAAGCACTGGCGCGGATCGCCATCCTGCGCTCGGAGGCGGCGGAGCGATATGGCTATCCGCCCGGGCAGCGGGTGGTGAACCTCGTGCTCAAAAAGAGCTTCGCGTCGTGGCAGGGCGAAGCCGGCGTGCAAATCGCGACGGCGGGCGGGCGCGAAAGCGGGCAGCTGTCGCTCGGCCGCTTCGTGATCGACGGCAAATCCCGCTGGAGCGCGCGCGTCGACGCCTCGCACGACAATCACCTGCTCAAGAGCGCGCGCAGCGGTGCAGGCGACCTCGACGCCTCCGATGCCAGCCGCACGCTGCTGCCCGCTTCGGACAGGCTGACGATGAATCTTGGCCTGACGCGGCCGCTGGGGCGGTTCAGCGGCACATTCGGTATCGATGTCGCCCGGCGCGACACGCGCCAGTTGCTCGGCCCGGCGCCCGTGCCCGCTGGCGGTGGCGGGGATCCGCTTCGCGGCGATCAGGATTCGACAAGCCTCGGATTGTCGGCGCTTTTGGGCGGCCCGCTCGCCGGCTGGCAATCGAATATCATCGCCCGCTACACGCGCTCCTGGTCCACCAACGCGCTCGAACGCGTGGCCGCCGGGCCCGAAATCCGGATCGACCGGACGCGTTCGCGCAGCGAGGGGTTGTCGGCCCAGGTCAATCTCAACCGGCCGGTCCTGACGCTTCCAGCCGGCATGGTAACATCGAACATTTCGTTCGGCGCGGCCCGCGACTGGACCCAAAGTCGCGGGTCGGGGGAGGGGGATATTCCTGCCGGGTTCGAATTCCGGCGCCGGCAATGGGACGCGCGGCTCTCGCTCGGCGTCCCGATCTCCTCATCGGTTTCCGACCGTTTTTCGGCGCTCGGCGACCTGTCGGTCGATATCGCCGGCGGCGTGAGCGAGGCTTCGGGCTCGCCGCTGCAGGAACGGTTCGATTTCGGATTGAACTGGACGCCTTTCCCCCTGCTTCAGCTCACCGCCACGGCGGGCTTTGCGCAGCTGATACCGAGCGCCGATCAATTGGGCGGCCCCTATGTCGAGGAGGTCAGGCGCATCTATGACTATCGCCGGCAGGAGATCGCCGAACCGCGATGGATAACCGGGGGCAATCCCGACCTCGGCCGCGGGCGGCAGCGCAGCTATTCGCTGCGCGCCAGCCTGACGCCCTTCGCCGATCCGCAAATCTCGATCACATCGCAATATCAGCGACAATCGGCGACCGGCGGCGCCGGACTATTCCCGACGCTGACGCCCGCAGTCGAGGATGCGTTTCCGGAGCGCGTCGTGCGCGATGCTGCTGGCCGGCTCGTCTCGGTCGATGCGCGCCCGATCCGGATCGCGCGCGACATCAGCGAACGGCTCGACAGCGGCCTTGTGGTCTCCTTTTCCACCGGGGGCCGGGCTGGCGCAGAAGTCGGCGCTCCGCCCCAAGCCAGCCCCTGGCAGATGACGTTGTCGATCAACCATGGATGGACGCTCCGCAGCGAATTGCTGACCCGCCCCGGTGTCCCCGCCATCGACCGGCTGCGCGGCGACACCGCGCAATCGCGGCATAGCCTCACGTTCCAGCTCGTCGCCGGTCGCGCCGGGGCGGGGTTGACGCTCGACGGGACCTGGCAAAGCCCCTTCCGCCTCCGCGTCGACGGCCAGCAGGACTATCGCCACCGTGCCGTGACGGCGCTGAACCTTCGCCTGTTCGCCGAGCCAGAGCGCTTGCTGCGAATGCAGGAGAAGCCCGCGTGGCTCGCGGACCTGAATATTGCGCTCGATATCCGGAACCTGTTCGACAGCTATCGGCGCGTCGTGCTGAGCGACGGCACCGTGCCGGCGGGCTATGAACGCTATGAAGTCGACCCGCTCGGCCGTACGGTCCAGTTGTCGCTCCGCAAACGTTTCTAG
- a CDS encoding RNA polymerase sigma factor, translated as MAVPHQDRDLAAWMATYGPGLRRYFRRRADDADVDDLVQEVFLRLQSAQLSAPIDNVERYLFTAARNALISRHRRQKARATALHDEFEDGIEIAEQRSPERIVIGQQEYRRVLEAIQNLPPRAREAFQYHRFENLTYQAIAQRMGISKEAVKELMHRALVRIVEEMEPDL; from the coding sequence ATGGCCGTCCCGCATCAGGACCGGGATCTGGCCGCGTGGATGGCGACCTATGGCCCCGGCCTGCGCCGTTATTTTCGGCGCCGTGCCGACGATGCCGATGTCGACGACCTGGTGCAGGAAGTTTTCCTGCGCCTGCAATCGGCACAGCTGAGCGCGCCGATCGACAATGTCGAACGCTATCTGTTCACCGCCGCGCGCAACGCGCTGATCAGCCGCCACCGCCGGCAAAAGGCGCGCGCGACGGCGCTACACGACGAGTTCGAAGACGGCATCGAAATCGCCGAGCAACGATCGCCCGAACGCATCGTGATCGGGCAACAGGAATATCGCCGCGTGCTCGAGGCGATCCAGAACCTTCCGCCCCGCGCGCGCGAGGCTTTTCAATATCACCGGTTCGAAAACCTCACCTATCAGGCCATCGCCCAGCGGATGGGCATTTCCAAGGAGGCGGTGAAGGAACTGATGCACCGCGCCCTCGTGCGCATCGTCGAAGAAATGGAGCCCGACCTGTGA